Genomic segment of Sulfitobacter faviae:
GATTGGCCGACGGGCAGTACCATGATGCCGCCTTCCTTTAGCTGCGCGAGCAGGGGGCCGGGCGGGTCTTCGGCGGCGGCGGTCACGATGATCCGGTCAAAGGGGGCCTGTTCGGCAAGGCCAAAGCTGCCATCGGCGGTGATCGCGGTGATATTGGTCAAATCCATCGCCTCGAAGACACCGCGCGCCTCTTGCACCAGACGGCGGTGCCGGTCGATCGTATAGACCCGCCGGGCAAGCTTGCTGAGGATCGCGGCCTGATAGCCCGAGCCGGTCCCGATTTCGAGCACCTTATCGCGCGACGACACCTGCAAGGCTTGGCTCATGAGCCCCACGACAGAGGGTTGGCTGATGGTCTGGCCGCAGGCGATGGGCAGGGGCATGTCCTCATAGGCGCGGCTGGCAAAGAGGCCGCGGATGAAGGGGCCGCGGTCGATCGCTTCCATCGCTGTCAGCACGCGCGCATCGGTCACGCCCTTGGAGCGCAGCGCGTAGAGGAACTGCATTTTGCGTTCCGCTTCAGAGATGGGGGGCTCATTCATCCGTTGATGCCCGCCAGCGTTTCGAGGGCCGCGTGATCCGTCAGGTCGCAGCGCATCGGGGTGACCGAGACATAGCCATCAAGGTTGACGCAGGCATCGCTGCCCGGTGCCGTTTGCACACGCTGATCGCCGCCCTTGATCCACAAAAAGCGGCGGCCCGAGGGCGACAGATGTGCTTCGGTCGAAAACCCGGTGCCGGGGCGGCGGCCCTGTGGGGCCAGCCGGATGCCGCGCACATCAGCGCCCGCCACTGGCGGGAAGTTCACGTTGTAGAAAAGCCCATAGGCCGCGTCTTCTTTGGGGCTGTGATCTAAAATGCGGCGGCAGGTCTCGGCGCCGTGCTGGGCGGCGGCCTCAAAAGGATCGGCCAGATCGCGGTTGGCGGGGCCGTAGTATTGCGACAGGGCGATGGCCGGAAGCCCTTGCAACGCCGCTTCGATCGCGCCGCCAAGCGTGCCGGAATAGAGCGCGTTTTCAGCCGCGTTATTGCCCCGGTTCACGCCGGAGAGCACCAGATCGGGGGGTGCGGCGGTCATCGTGTCATGGATCGCGGCAAGGACGCAATCGGCGGGGGAGCCTTCGGTGGCGAAGACGCGTTCGTCCAATTGCGTGATCATCATCGGCTTGGTGTAGCTGATGCAATGGCCGACGCCGGATTGCTCAAACGCCGGTGCCACGGTCCAGACCTCGCCCGTAGGCCCGGCCAGTTCCTCGGCAATGGCGCGCAGCACGGCCAGACCGGGCGCGTTGATGCCGTCATCGTTTGTAATCAAAATACGCATGAATGGCCCCTTTTTGCCTTGATAGGCGAGGGGCGGACCGGCGGCAAGCGCAGCGCGCCGGTGCCGCGCGGTTCAGGAGGCGGAGTTTTCCGACAGTTGCGCCAATACCGCAGCGGCCTGCGTGGCGGTGTCGCTCAGCGCCGCGCGGTCTTCGCCGGGGAAGAAGCGCGCGCGGGTGGCGGTGGGCATCGGCTCGGGCGTGAGGATATGGACCCGGGGGCCGATCTGCGCGGTCTCGACCTGCCAAGAGGTCGCCAGCGCGATCTGCGCAGCCTTGGTGGCCCCGTAGCTGCCGAAGAATTTCGTCCCCGCACGCGGATCGTCAAAGAAGACCGCTGTGCCATTCGCCCCCAAGAGCGGTGAGACGAAGGTGATCAGACGCGCGGTGGCGGTGACGTTTCCGGCGATGGATTTCTCCATATCCTTGGCGTCGATGTGATCGGTCGGCGTCAGCGGGGCCGCGTGGACGGCGCAGTGCAGCCAAAGGTCGAGCCCGCCCCAACGGTCATGGATGCCCCGGCACAGCACGGCCATGGCATCGGCGTTGGTGATGTCCATCGGCGCCAAGGTGGCGCTGCCGCCCTTGGCTTGGATACGGTCGTCCAACTCTTCGAGCGCGCCGGTCGTGCGACCGACCGCGATGATGTGATGGGTTGGGGCCAAGGCTTCTGCCAATGCGGCCCCAAGGCCGCGCGATGCGCCGGTGATCAATGCTGTCTTGCTCATGCGCGGGATGTGCACTGCCCCGCGCGGCAGGTCAAGAGGCGCGCGCGGCGCCTCCCTCAAGGTTTCAGCCCTGCGGCAGGCGCAGCACTTGATTGCCGCGGCGGCTGGAGAGCACCAACGTCCCTTGCCCGATGGCGGAGACGACGCCGCCGGCGACCTGATCGCCCACTTCGACGCGGGAGATTTTGCCGCCACCTTCGCGGATCAGCGCGCCGGGCGTGCTGTCGCTGCCGAAGATGCCGATTAGCGCCGTGCTGGACAAGTCGGCCTTCTGAGTTGCCAGATCGGAGACTTTCTTTGGGGTCGGGGTCCCATTGCTCGCCATTGATATGCCTTTCGCCTGTGGTTGCGTTTCGCGCGGCAGTCCCCCGCGCTCGCAAGGCGTCAGCTAAGCCCTGCCGCAGTGCAGCGGAAGGGGGCGTTTTCGGGATGCGCAGGGTTCTGCCAAAGCGTCGGCAAAGCTGCGCCGACACCTTGGTTGTAACGCTGCGACCTTTCGTAAGGCTTAATTCGGCTTAGCCGACGAAAGCCTTTTCGACGACGAAATGCTGAGGGTCGGAATTGGCACCCTCGGTGAGGCCAAAGCCTTCGAGAATCTCCATAATATCCTTGTTGAACCCAAGGCTGCCGCAGACCATGGCGCGGTCATGGGCGGCATTGATCTGGGGCACGCCCAGATCTTCGAACACCGTGCCATCCTGCAAAAGATTGGTGATCCGGCCCATCTTGGGGCTCTCTTCGCGGGTGGTGGTCGGGTAATAGCGAATCTTGGCAAGGTTTTCCGGGCCGATGAGTTCCTGCATCAGCTCGTCAGCCTTCAGCCCTTCGATCAACTGGCGGCCATACTCAAGCTCTGCCACGTCGCGGCAGGTGTGGGTGACGATGACCTCGTCGAATTTCTCATAGGTCTCAGGCTCGCGCAGCAGGCTTGCGAAGGGGGCAAAGCCGGTGCCGGTGGCGAACATCCACAGCCGGTCGCCGGGCAGCAGCGCGTCATGGACCAGCGTGCCCACGGGTTTGGGCCGCAGGATGATCTGATCGCCGGGCTGGATGTGCTGCAGCTTGGAGGTCAGCGGGCCGTCTTGCACTTTGATCGAGTAGAACTCCAACTCATCGTCCCAGGCGGGCGAGGCGATGGAATAGGCGCGCAAGAGCGGTTTTTGCTTGCCGGTTTCGGGATGCGGGTCGCCCATCAGGCCAATCATCACGAACTCGCCCGAG
This window contains:
- a CDS encoding protein-L-isoaspartate(D-aspartate) O-methyltransferase, whose translation is MNEPPISEAERKMQFLYALRSKGVTDARVLTAMEAIDRGPFIRGLFASRAYEDMPLPIACGQTISQPSVVGLMSQALQVSSRDKVLEIGTGSGYQAAILSKLARRVYTIDRHRRLVQEARGVFEAMDLTNITAITADGSFGLAEQAPFDRIIVTAAAEDPPGPLLAQLKEGGIMVLPVGQSDTVQHLIRVRKTADGLEYDELRAVRFVPLLEGLGKDG
- the surE gene encoding 5'/3'-nucleotidase SurE; translation: MRILITNDDGINAPGLAVLRAIAEELAGPTGEVWTVAPAFEQSGVGHCISYTKPMMITQLDERVFATEGSPADCVLAAIHDTMTAAPPDLVLSGVNRGNNAAENALYSGTLGGAIEAALQGLPAIALSQYYGPANRDLADPFEAAAQHGAETCRRILDHSPKEDAAYGLFYNVNFPPVAGADVRGIRLAPQGRRPGTGFSTEAHLSPSGRRFLWIKGGDQRVQTAPGSDACVNLDGYVSVTPMRCDLTDHAALETLAGING
- a CDS encoding SDR family NAD(P)-dependent oxidoreductase, with product MSKTALITGASRGLGAALAEALAPTHHIIAVGRTTGALEELDDRIQAKGGSATLAPMDITNADAMAVLCRGIHDRWGGLDLWLHCAVHAAPLTPTDHIDAKDMEKSIAGNVTATARLITFVSPLLGANGTAVFFDDPRAGTKFFGSYGATKAAQIALATSWQVETAQIGPRVHILTPEPMPTATRARFFPGEDRAALSDTATQAAAVLAQLSENSAS
- a CDS encoding pilus assembly protein PilZ yields the protein MASNGTPTPKKVSDLATQKADLSSTALIGIFGSDSTPGALIREGGGKISRVEVGDQVAGGVVSAIGQGTLVLSSRRGNQVLRLPQG
- a CDS encoding ferredoxin--NADP reductase, which codes for MTEQSTVNQTAAKPVPTLPDAQTVTSVTHWTDQLFSFRVTRPASLRFRSGEFVMIGLMGDPHPETGKQKPLLRAYSIASPAWDDELEFYSIKVQDGPLTSKLQHIQPGDQIILRPKPVGTLVHDALLPGDRLWMFATGTGFAPFASLLREPETYEKFDEVIVTHTCRDVAELEYGRQLIEGLKADELMQELIGPENLAKIRYYPTTTREESPKMGRITNLLQDGTVFEDLGVPQINAAHDRAMVCGSLGFNKDIMEILEGFGLTEGANSDPQHFVVEKAFVG